In Bacteroidota bacterium, one DNA window encodes the following:
- the xseA gene encoding exodeoxyribonuclease VII large subunit — MPEMIDNRKVFTLLEVAMSIKKTISDRYGSSFWVKAEMNKLNFYRHSGHCYPDLVEKKEGKQLAQMRAIIFSGDFFRINQVFLKEAKEPLKDGITILFNARIIFDENYGLSLRILDIDPSFTLGQLEKEKHETIEKLNREGKFNLNKKLVLPLLPQRIAVISVETSKGYSDFLSVLDRNPWGYKFFHMLFPSILQGEKAIEGITGQLRRIQKIAHHFDAVAIIRGGGGDVGLSCYNDYNLAAMVAEFPLPVLTGIGHSTNETVVELVANRNNITPTELADFLIQKFHDFSVPLEENKKSLLQIRDFFPAEYRRQDETIRWIIRDSRNRIRFASSTLVGNVKELRSQVIRNVRERSYALRDFLNQLRRMPVDFLENEKDKISAQNGFLGEGIKFQIRNLNTEIDHLDSKIRMLDPENVLRRGYSITFFDGKSIKDTSVLKPGDLIVTRLLNGEIKSKVEK; from the coding sequence ATGCCTGAAATGATAGATAACCGAAAGGTTTTTACCTTGCTGGAGGTGGCTATGAGCATCAAAAAGACTATTAGTGATCGCTATGGCTCCTCTTTTTGGGTAAAAGCAGAAATGAACAAACTGAACTTTTACAGGCATTCGGGTCATTGTTACCCGGACCTTGTCGAAAAAAAAGAAGGGAAACAACTTGCTCAGATGAGGGCTATCATATTTTCAGGCGATTTTTTCAGAATTAACCAGGTCTTCCTGAAAGAGGCCAAAGAACCTTTAAAAGATGGAATTACCATCCTTTTCAATGCAAGGATCATTTTCGATGAAAACTATGGCCTCAGCCTTCGCATTCTGGATATCGATCCTTCATTTACACTTGGACAACTGGAAAAGGAAAAGCATGAGACAATAGAAAAGTTGAATAGGGAAGGCAAATTTAACCTCAACAAAAAACTCGTTTTACCCTTACTGCCACAACGTATTGCTGTTATTTCAGTGGAGACCAGCAAAGGTTATTCTGATTTTCTGAGTGTTCTCGACCGTAATCCCTGGGGATATAAGTTTTTTCATATGCTGTTTCCTTCCATTCTGCAGGGAGAAAAGGCTATTGAAGGGATAACAGGACAATTGCGCAGGATACAAAAAATTGCTCATCACTTTGATGCTGTCGCAATTATTCGTGGCGGTGGAGGTGATGTAGGACTTTCCTGTTATAACGATTACAATCTGGCAGCGATGGTTGCAGAATTTCCTCTTCCCGTTCTCACCGGAATAGGTCATTCCACCAACGAAACCGTGGTGGAATTGGTAGCAAACAGGAACAATATTACCCCAACGGAACTTGCTGATTTCCTGATACAGAAATTCCACGATTTCAGCGTTCCACTGGAAGAAAACAAGAAATCTCTGCTGCAGATCAGGGATTTTTTTCCTGCAGAATACCGGAGGCAGGATGAAACCATACGTTGGATAATCCGTGATTCACGTAACCGGATACGTTTTGCATCATCAACACTGGTGGGAAATGTCAAAGAACTCAGGTCTCAGGTAATCAGGAATGTGAGAGAACGTTCCTACGCTTTAAGAGACTTTTTGAATCAACTGCGAAGGATGCCTGTAGACTTCCTGGAAAATGAAAAAGACAAGATTAGTGCCCAAAACGGTTTCCTGGGTGAAGGTATTAAGTTCCAAATCCGGAATCTGAATACAGAGATAGATCATCTGGATAGTAAAATCAGGATGTTGGACCCGGAAAATGTTTTAAGGCGCGGATACAGTATAACCTTTTTTGATGGGAAAAGCATAAAGGATACCTCGGTATTGAAGCCGGGCGATCTTATCGTTACACGTCTTCTGAACGGAGAAATAAAAAGCAAAGTGGAAAAATAA
- a CDS encoding SH3 domain-containing protein: protein MKLEVLKTLAILIILVFNVNLKSAYSQKNLDLEKGLLVYYSFEDKATDLSGNNNDGILHNVNRERDVDGTKRGSYRWNDDNDYIEIPVDMNIGALPQVTLCAWVYPLSYRDEIIVISNDDRGGDRKIYTAKSNNKWIWAVSDGKGGFIGKVPKVSKQWVFLVATYNEDTRTGSIYVDGVKTSGKTKMDMGSPKTLIGASPRGNDDFEALIDEVRIYDRILTDTEIDSLQKMKPFIDNFEDKDDEKTYFYLVKQDNLIVRSQPTTDAASIGTLNTSDTLYFDERVPTKGGKYDEWLKIKINDKTGYVQLKYLNHTSLEEETRSAFEKKLDKYMSWGKWQFWLIMVVMLILGLTGSFMFKGIDSLLNTITRNDYEGNVAFFPLTAALTAFVMAILMIIWQDNIEYYLGENFTIWPYGYGFSAWAVWLLLLVNAVAFLIMFIESLTCGNLIHGLLRIIIQSFLAVITFISVLVITIAIIIIMIVLFVALLLISAMLVRTVRRG, encoded by the coding sequence ATGAAATTAGAAGTACTTAAAACATTAGCAATTCTTATCATTCTGGTTTTTAATGTGAATTTGAAATCCGCTTATTCACAAAAGAACCTGGACCTGGAAAAAGGACTGTTAGTGTACTATTCATTTGAAGACAAAGCCACTGATTTAAGTGGCAATAACAACGATGGGATCCTGCATAATGTTAATCGGGAAAGAGACGTGGATGGGACAAAAAGAGGGAGTTATCGTTGGAATGACGATAATGACTACATAGAGATTCCTGTTGACATGAATATCGGCGCCTTGCCACAGGTCACCTTATGTGCATGGGTATATCCACTCTCTTATAGGGATGAAATAATAGTAATATCCAACGACGACCGAGGCGGAGACAGGAAAATATATACTGCCAAAAGCAATAATAAATGGATATGGGCTGTATCCGATGGTAAGGGAGGTTTTATCGGGAAAGTCCCAAAAGTATCCAAACAATGGGTGTTCCTGGTAGCGACATATAATGAAGACACCCGGACCGGATCTATTTACGTGGACGGAGTCAAAACCAGCGGAAAGACAAAAATGGATATGGGTTCCCCAAAAACTTTAATCGGTGCAAGCCCAAGAGGCAATGACGATTTTGAGGCCCTTATTGATGAAGTACGTATCTATGATCGCATCCTTACAGATACTGAAATTGATAGCCTGCAAAAAATGAAGCCCTTTATTGACAATTTCGAGGATAAGGATGACGAAAAAACCTACTTCTATCTCGTGAAACAAGACAACCTTATTGTACGATCACAACCCACAACTGACGCTGCTTCTATCGGGACGCTGAATACATCTGACACACTTTACTTTGATGAAAGAGTTCCAACAAAAGGGGGAAAATATGACGAATGGTTGAAAATCAAAATTAATGACAAAACAGGCTATGTGCAACTAAAATACCTCAATCACACCAGCCTGGAGGAGGAAACCAGATCGGCTTTTGAGAAGAAACTTGATAAATACATGAGTTGGGGAAAGTGGCAGTTCTGGCTGATAATGGTAGTGATGCTGATCCTGGGGCTCACAGGAAGTTTCATGTTCAAAGGAATAGATAGTTTGCTGAACACAATAACGCGTAATGACTATGAAGGAAATGTAGCTTTCTTCCCCCTGACTGCAGCTCTAACAGCTTTTGTCATGGCAATCCTTATGATAATATGGCAGGATAATATTGAATATTACCTGGGAGAAAACTTTACGATATGGCCATATGGCTATGGATTTTCAGCATGGGCTGTATGGCTCCTGCTACTAGTCAATGCAGTTGCCTTCCTGATAATGTTTATCGAAAGTCTTACATGTGGGAACCTCATCCACGGACTGTTACGTATCATTATTCAGTCATTTCTGGCAGTAATTACATTTATATCCGTTCTTGTGATTACTATAGCTATCATTATCATTATGATCGTGCTGTTTGTAGCATTGTTGCTTATCAGCGCTATGCTTGTCAGGACAGTCAGGCGTGGATAG
- a CDS encoding aldehyde reductase: protein MKKIVMVTGGTGYLGSWVVKDLLEKGYIVKVPVRDISKKSKYQFLEEIAGNSSGKLEMFEADLLKEGSFDQAARGCDAIIHMASPFTLRFKDARKDLIDPALKGTRNVLEAAGKSGTVKKVVLTSSVAAVHGDAIDMQEQGLDEFTEEQFNYSSSEKHQPYSYSKVLAEKEAWKIFDNQSSWKLVVINPSFVMGPALTWESNSESLNLMKDLMKGKYRMGVPDISFGFVDVRDVAHAHILALENDKAKGRHILAERTITLLEFAGLIEKRYGSQYKMPHGNIPKWTQYLFGWIMGFKARFIKRNVGYPIKLNTEKSRKQLGLTYITLDKTIEDMVSQMQERKLIN from the coding sequence ATGAAGAAAATAGTAATGGTCACCGGTGGAACAGGATACCTGGGTTCCTGGGTTGTAAAGGATTTGCTGGAAAAAGGGTATATAGTCAAGGTTCCGGTTAGAGATATTTCAAAGAAATCAAAATATCAATTCCTGGAAGAAATAGCCGGGAACAGCTCCGGGAAATTGGAAATGTTTGAAGCCGATTTGTTGAAAGAGGGATCCTTTGACCAGGCAGCCAGGGGTTGTGATGCCATCATTCACATGGCATCTCCTTTTACGCTGAGATTCAAAGATGCACGTAAAGATTTGATAGATCCGGCTCTGAAAGGTACCCGTAATGTCCTGGAAGCTGCCGGCAAATCGGGTACGGTAAAAAAAGTTGTTCTGACTTCCAGCGTTGCTGCAGTTCATGGAGATGCTATCGACATGCAGGAACAAGGATTGGATGAATTCACAGAAGAACAGTTCAACTATTCCAGCTCCGAAAAACATCAGCCTTACTCTTATTCGAAAGTCCTGGCCGAAAAAGAAGCCTGGAAAATCTTTGATAACCAGTCATCCTGGAAACTTGTGGTTATTAATCCTTCCTTTGTTATGGGCCCGGCACTGACATGGGAATCAAATTCGGAAAGTCTGAACCTGATGAAAGACCTGATGAAGGGCAAATACCGCATGGGAGTTCCGGATATTTCTTTTGGCTTTGTTGATGTACGTGATGTTGCCCACGCTCATATTCTCGCCCTGGAAAACGACAAAGCGAAAGGCAGACATATCCTGGCCGAAAGGACTATCACTTTGCTTGAATTTGCAGGTCTGATCGAAAAAAGATATGGTTCGCAATACAAAATGCCTCACGGTAATATCCCAAAGTGGACACAATACCTTTTTGGCTGGATCATGGGATTCAAAGCGCGCTTTATTAAAAGAAATGTTGGATATCCCATAAAACTGAACACCGAAAAAAGCAGGAAGCAACTCGGTCTTACCTATATAACACTGGATAAAACCATTGAAGATATGGTCAGCCAAATGCAGGAAAGAAAACTGATCAACTGA
- a CDS encoding thiol protease/hemagglutinin PrtT gives MIRSIFLLLVVTGMLLGGSTQAQYADENLCRSIAGKFLERLNSEGSLTFETDIVSEGLILARIYTIEGGGFMIVSADRSLRPVYAYSFTGWFDMKEEGWEIQIPLITIDLQNRLQASEKVRNINRNEWTRLLNNIPQENLTREQWPPAGTTPTGGWLEENWSQGSPYKNMCPMDLNTGNRSIAGCPAVAMAQILNYHKRINQTRFDDADDYYHSFGSNNQYWIDDDFASRDFPPFPMLNEHLDSLEANYEGGRPINNDQKAALNFACGIAAHQVYSSSISGTYGIEQAMDAYMRFTFDSARLVYPDDSTLNRQLADNIKEAMPAHLGLLSEQSGGHNLVVDGYNTDEYYHFNFGWGGSNNGWYTMPPTNIAYNLTIIEGVILDINIENMHVGINDLSSDWNDNFRVYPNPASDFIFVESIQEGMKLKSIRLFGSSGSLIFSQTGSEIKNARIDLRTCTPGIYFLQCITGKGNIESKKLIILE, from the coding sequence ATGATAAGATCTATCTTTTTACTCCTGGTCGTAACCGGGATGCTCCTGGGTGGGAGTACCCAGGCGCAATATGCTGATGAAAACCTCTGCCGCAGCATTGCCGGAAAATTCCTGGAAAGGCTTAACTCAGAAGGCAGTCTGACTTTTGAAACGGATATTGTTTCTGAAGGATTAATTCTGGCAAGGATCTATACTATTGAAGGTGGTGGATTTATGATAGTAAGCGCCGACCGTTCACTGCGGCCAGTTTATGCCTATTCATTTACAGGATGGTTTGATATGAAAGAGGAAGGATGGGAAATTCAAATTCCCCTGATAACCATTGACTTGCAAAACAGGCTCCAGGCTTCCGAAAAAGTAAGAAATATCAACCGCAATGAATGGACAAGACTTTTAAATAATATCCCACAAGAAAACCTTACCCGGGAGCAATGGCCTCCTGCCGGCACGACTCCCACAGGAGGCTGGCTGGAAGAAAACTGGTCTCAGGGTTCGCCATACAAAAATATGTGCCCCATGGATCTGAATACCGGAAACCGGAGTATAGCCGGTTGTCCGGCGGTTGCCATGGCACAGATACTGAACTATCACAAAAGGATCAACCAAACCCGTTTTGATGATGCTGACGATTATTACCATTCTTTTGGTTCCAATAATCAATACTGGATCGATGATGATTTTGCCTCACGGGATTTCCCGCCCTTTCCAATGCTTAATGAACATCTTGATAGCCTGGAGGCCAATTACGAAGGAGGCAGGCCAATCAACAACGATCAGAAAGCCGCACTGAATTTTGCCTGTGGCATTGCAGCACATCAGGTTTATAGTTCCTCTATTTCAGGCACATATGGTATCGAACAAGCTATGGATGCCTATATGCGTTTTACCTTCGACAGTGCCAGATTGGTATATCCGGATGACAGTACCTTAAACCGTCAGTTGGCAGATAATATAAAAGAGGCCATGCCGGCTCACCTCGGACTACTCAGCGAGCAATCCGGTGGCCACAACCTTGTTGTCGATGGTTATAATACCGATGAATATTACCATTTCAATTTCGGATGGGGAGGTTCCAACAATGGGTGGTATACCATGCCGCCCACCAATATTGCCTATAACCTTACCATCATTGAGGGTGTCATCCTCGATATTAACATTGAAAATATGCATGTTGGGATCAATGATTTATCATCAGATTGGAATGACAATTTCCGGGTTTATCCCAATCCTGCCAGTGATTTTATCTTTGTTGAATCAATTCAGGAAGGGATGAAACTCAAATCAATAAGATTATTTGGGTCATCTGGGAGCCTGATATTTTCACAAACAGGTTCCGAAATCAAAAATGCCCGTATTGATTTAAGAACATGCACTCCTGGAATATATTTCCTGCAATGTATAACCGGAAAAGGAAATATAGAAAGTAAAAAACTGATTATCCTGGAATAA
- a CDS encoding CotH kinase family protein: protein MKTKYAFFSWIAIMTFYTLPLISTSQPAFPEPGMVYSDVNIPRIDILIHPDSLLLIYEYPESDHEYPATFVFDNGTIRDTADNVGFRLRGNTSRWAAKKSFKVSFNTFIPGRKYYGIEKMNLNGEHNDPSVIRSKLCWDLLRELGVPAPRSNHVEVYINDSFYGLYINVEHIDEEFVLSRFGNNDGNLYKCLWPADLNYLGTNPNLYKFEENGRRAYELKTNESLDDYSDLTHFIDVLNNTPINEFPCEIEKVFNVFDYLKIMASDVSTANWDGYIFNKNNFYLYHNTASGQFEYIPYDLDNTFGIDWFGIDWSTRDVYSWEQSQENRPLFERILQVQRYRDIYSYYLNIFSDSLANPASFFPQIEDIRDKIYPSVANDPYYPQDYGYSTTDFLNSYTQSLGAHVPVGLEPYISQRRQATLNQIVINDISPVINYFNHTPAITNQEIWMRAYAMDDRSLAEVILELSGDVNPIQEVPMLDDGLHHDFEAGDGIFGASAGVFTSEAQIGVNIRCTDDMGNISYLYCEPRNILVGSPVIPELFINEFMASNATTIADEYGEFDDWVEIYNAGTEPVWLGNLFLTDNLENPDKWQFPDYTLAPDSYLLIWADDQPEQGPFHATYKLDKDGEQIGIFGPEEMGYPVIDSLSYGIQETDISYGRYPNAAMNWQTFNYPTPGYSNTSGLGLFEYPKDQQLMFYPNPASGDNIRLFQNSDIRIYDYSGRLVSWRNKTDKVEIGNLTPGMYIIIDEYGRNGKLIVY from the coding sequence ATGAAAACCAAATATGCCTTTTTCAGCTGGATTGCCATAATGACATTTTACACCCTCCCTTTGATTTCTACATCCCAACCAGCATTCCCGGAACCCGGAATGGTTTATTCAGATGTAAATATCCCCAGGATCGATATCCTGATACATCCGGATTCATTACTCCTTATCTACGAATACCCGGAAAGTGATCATGAGTATCCGGCTACTTTTGTTTTTGATAACGGAACTATAAGAGATACCGCTGATAATGTGGGTTTCCGCCTGAGAGGAAATACTTCCAGATGGGCAGCTAAAAAATCCTTTAAAGTATCGTTCAACACTTTCATTCCCGGTAGAAAATACTATGGTATTGAAAAAATGAACCTTAACGGAGAACATAATGACCCCTCTGTAATACGTTCAAAATTATGCTGGGACCTGTTGAGGGAACTGGGGGTTCCTGCACCCCGTTCCAACCATGTAGAAGTCTATATTAACGACAGCTTCTATGGTTTGTATATAAATGTGGAACATATCGATGAAGAGTTTGTCCTGAGTCGATTTGGTAATAACGACGGGAATCTATATAAATGCCTCTGGCCGGCCGACCTGAATTATCTGGGAACAAACCCCAACCTATACAAATTTGAAGAAAACGGCCGCAGAGCTTACGAACTGAAAACAAATGAAAGCCTTGATGACTATTCCGATCTCACTCATTTTATCGATGTCCTCAATAACACTCCAATCAATGAATTCCCCTGCGAAATAGAAAAGGTCTTTAATGTCTTTGACTACCTTAAAATAATGGCTTCGGATGTATCCACTGCCAATTGGGATGGGTATATATTCAATAAAAATAACTTCTACCTGTATCATAATACTGCCAGCGGTCAATTCGAATATATTCCCTACGATCTGGATAATACCTTCGGAATTGACTGGTTTGGTATCGACTGGTCAACCCGCGATGTATATTCCTGGGAACAATCTCAGGAAAACAGGCCCCTGTTTGAAAGAATCCTTCAGGTTCAGCGATACCGGGACATTTACTCCTACTATTTGAACATTTTTTCAGACAGCCTCGCCAACCCGGCTTCATTTTTCCCACAGATTGAAGATATAAGGGATAAAATCTATCCCTCAGTGGCCAATGACCCATATTATCCACAGGATTATGGTTATAGTACAACAGACTTCCTGAATTCGTATACCCAATCTCTGGGTGCTCATGTTCCTGTCGGACTGGAACCTTATATTTCCCAACGAAGACAGGCAACACTGAATCAAATCGTTATTAACGACATCAGCCCCGTTATAAACTATTTTAACCATACACCCGCCATCACCAACCAGGAAATATGGATGAGAGCTTACGCAATGGATGACCGATCGCTTGCTGAAGTCATCCTGGAACTATCGGGAGATGTAAATCCTATACAGGAAGTTCCTATGCTTGATGATGGTTTACATCATGATTTTGAAGCCGGCGATGGCATTTTTGGAGCTTCTGCGGGTGTATTCACCTCCGAAGCCCAGATTGGCGTTAACATAAGATGTACCGATGATATGGGAAACATAAGTTACCTCTATTGCGAACCTCGCAACATCCTTGTTGGCAGTCCTGTGATCCCCGAACTATTTATCAACGAATTTATGGCCAGTAATGCCACCACCATTGCGGATGAATACGGAGAATTTGACGATTGGGTGGAAATTTATAATGCCGGGACTGAACCTGTCTGGCTTGGAAATTTGTTCTTAACCGACAACCTGGAAAATCCCGATAAATGGCAATTCCCCGATTATACCCTCGCTCCCGACAGTTATCTTCTGATCTGGGCTGATGACCAACCTGAACAAGGACCTTTTCATGCAACGTATAAACTGGATAAAGATGGTGAACAGATTGGGATATTCGGACCCGAAGAAATGGGATATCCCGTTATAGACTCGTTAAGTTATGGGATACAGGAAACCGATATCTCATACGGACGATATCCAAATGCAGCAATGAACTGGCAAACTTTCAATTATCCTACACCAGGTTACAGTAACACTTCGGGATTGGGTTTATTTGAATATCCTAAAGACCAGCAATTGATGTTTTATCCCAATCCTGCCTCTGGTGATAACATCAGACTATTTCAAAACTCTGATATAAGAATTTACGATTATTCAGGGAGATTGGTTTCCTGGAGAAATAAAACCGACAAGGTGGAAATAGGCAATCTTACTCCTGGGATGTATATCATTATTGATGAATACGGTAGGAATGGAAAGTTAATTGTATATTAA
- the xseB gene encoding exodeoxyribonuclease VII small subunit, translating to MEKKPNYTEAFSELEAIVQEISEGEISVDELSGKVKRAAELIKICRNKLRTTEENVNEILKELEEKEG from the coding sequence ATGGAAAAAAAACCGAACTATACAGAGGCTTTTAGTGAGCTTGAAGCCATTGTGCAGGAGATCAGCGAAGGTGAAATCTCTGTTGATGAACTATCTGGCAAGGTCAAAAGGGCTGCCGAACTGATTAAAATATGCAGAAATAAGCTGCGTACTACTGAAGAAAATGTGAATGAGATCCTGAAAGAATTAGAAGAAAAGGAGGGGTAG
- the typA gene encoding translational GTPase TypA has protein sequence MENLRNIAIIAHVDHGKTTLVDRILHQVRLFRENQDMGELILDSNELERERGITILSKNVSVRYKGVKINIIDTPGHSDFGGEVERVLNMTDGVLLVVDAFEGPMPQTRFVLQKALALGLKPVVVINKVDKPNCDPEATHDAIFDLMFALDASEEQLNFPTVFGSSKQGWMSDDWSNPSGDVSHLLDVILEHIPPPASRPGTLQMQISSLDYSSYLGRIAVGRIARGKIKAGMQVALIKRNGNVNKSVIKELYRFEGLGKEKVKWELEAGEICAVLGLENFDIGDTITDVDDPEALAPILVDEPTMSMLFTINNSPFYGKEGIYVTSKHLRERLFRETEKNLALRVEETSSPDRLLVYGRGILHLSILVETMRREGYELQLGQPQVIIRIIDGTRHEPVEMLTIHVAENFSGKVIEVVTRRKGEITHIGSRGDRVILEFEIPSRGLIGLTNSILTVSEGEAIIAHRFKGYEPWKGDIQGRRNGALVAIETGTSIAYSIDKLQDRGKFFIDPNEEVYAGQVIGEHIRQEDLGINVIKTKKLTNIRASGSDDKAMIIPAVKFSLEEAMEYIREDEYVEVTPKSIRLRKIILDELERKRMKKNAK, from the coding sequence ATGGAAAACCTCCGGAATATTGCCATCATTGCCCATGTTGATCACGGTAAAACCACCCTGGTCGACCGCATCCTTCACCAGGTCAGGCTGTTCAGAGAAAACCAGGATATGGGAGAATTGATCCTGGATTCTAACGAACTGGAAAGGGAAAGAGGGATTACAATTTTGTCGAAGAATGTTTCAGTGAGGTACAAGGGGGTAAAAATCAATATTATAGATACTCCCGGGCACTCTGATTTTGGTGGTGAAGTGGAGAGGGTCCTTAATATGACGGATGGCGTTTTGCTGGTTGTAGATGCCTTTGAAGGTCCCATGCCACAGACTCGTTTTGTGTTGCAGAAAGCTCTTGCTCTCGGTTTGAAGCCTGTAGTGGTAATCAACAAGGTAGATAAGCCTAATTGCGATCCGGAAGCTACCCATGATGCCATTTTTGATCTGATGTTTGCCCTGGATGCTTCCGAGGAACAGCTTAATTTCCCGACGGTCTTCGGATCTTCAAAACAGGGATGGATGTCGGACGATTGGAGCAACCCATCCGGTGATGTAAGCCATTTGCTGGATGTCATCCTGGAACATATACCCCCACCGGCATCCAGGCCGGGAACATTACAGATGCAGATCAGTTCATTGGATTATTCTTCATATCTTGGAAGGATAGCGGTAGGACGGATAGCCAGGGGAAAGATTAAGGCAGGTATGCAGGTTGCCCTGATAAAAAGGAATGGGAATGTGAACAAGTCTGTGATCAAAGAGCTCTATCGTTTTGAGGGGCTGGGAAAGGAAAAGGTGAAATGGGAATTGGAAGCCGGTGAGATCTGTGCCGTCCTTGGCCTGGAAAACTTTGATATCGGTGATACCATCACCGATGTGGATGATCCGGAGGCCTTGGCTCCCATCCTGGTGGATGAACCTACGATGAGCATGCTTTTTACCATTAACAACTCTCCTTTTTATGGCAAGGAGGGCATCTATGTCACTTCAAAGCATTTAAGGGAACGCTTGTTTCGGGAAACAGAAAAGAATCTTGCCCTGAGGGTAGAGGAGACATCTTCTCCCGATAGATTGCTGGTCTATGGCAGAGGCATTCTTCACCTTTCTATCTTAGTGGAAACCATGAGAAGAGAAGGGTATGAATTACAGCTTGGCCAGCCTCAGGTCATTATCCGTATCATCGACGGGACCAGGCATGAACCTGTAGAAATGTTAACCATTCATGTTGCAGAAAATTTTTCAGGAAAAGTGATAGAAGTGGTTACCCGCAGGAAAGGGGAGATCACGCATATTGGATCCAGGGGAGACAGGGTTATATTGGAATTTGAGATCCCATCAAGAGGATTGATCGGGCTTACTAACTCCATTCTTACGGTTTCCGAGGGTGAAGCAATCATTGCGCATCGTTTTAAAGGTTATGAACCCTGGAAAGGCGACATACAGGGCAGAAGGAACGGGGCTTTGGTGGCTATTGAAACAGGTACCAGTATAGCATATTCCATTGATAAATTGCAAGACAGGGGCAAGTTTTTTATCGATCCAAATGAAGAAGTATACGCCGGTCAGGTAATAGGCGAACATATCAGGCAGGAAGACCTGGGTATCAATGTTATTAAAACAAAAAAATTGACCAATATCAGGGCATCGGGTTCTGATGATAAAGCCATGATCATCCCGGCCGTAAAGTTTTCTTTAGAAGAAGCCATGGAGTATATCCGGGAAGATGAATATGTGGAGGTTACTCCCAAATCAATACGTCTCAGAAAGATTATTCTTGATGAACTGGAAAGAAAACGAATGAAGAAAAATGCAAAGTAA
- a CDS encoding phosphate ABC transporter ATP-binding protein, with the protein MSDELKIKIDNLNLHIGKQHILKNIRAGIPANKITVILGPSGCGKTTLMKSMNRLTDLYPDVRVTGSIWIDDTDILHTSMDITRLRQKMGLLSQRPYPLPMNIFNNVSYGLRISGRRNRAMLRGRVEHYLQEVGLWDEVKDRLKDPASRLSIGQQQRLCLARGLAVDPEIILADEPTSALDPISSQTIESKFVELKQKYTIVLVTHILRQAKRLADHVIFMYLGEIIEQGPAAQIFEDPKEERTKSYLKGMFY; encoded by the coding sequence ATGAGCGATGAGTTGAAAATAAAAATTGACAATCTGAATCTTCATATAGGGAAACAGCATATTTTGAAAAACATCCGGGCTGGTATACCGGCAAACAAAATAACGGTAATACTGGGACCATCGGGATGCGGAAAAACCACGCTTATGAAGTCCATGAACCGGCTCACCGATCTTTATCCCGATGTTAGGGTAACAGGAAGTATATGGATTGATGATACTGATATTTTGCATACTTCCATGGACATAACCCGGCTCCGTCAAAAGATGGGCCTGTTGTCACAAAGGCCATATCCTTTGCCCATGAATATTTTCAACAATGTAAGCTACGGATTGCGTATTAGCGGTAGACGGAACCGTGCCATGCTTCGTGGAAGGGTAGAGCATTATCTTCAGGAAGTGGGGTTGTGGGATGAAGTTAAGGATCGTCTGAAGGATCCGGCATCCAGGCTTTCTATCGGGCAGCAGCAACGTCTTTGTCTTGCACGCGGACTGGCAGTGGACCCGGAAATTATTCTTGCCGATGAACCGACATCAGCTTTGGACCCAATATCCAGCCAGACCATCGAATCAAAGTTCGTGGAACTGAAACAGAAATACACAATAGTACTGGTTACCCATATTTTGCGACAGGCCAAAAGACTGGCCGATCATGTTATTTTCATGTATTTGGGGGAGATTATTGAACAGGGTCCTGCTGCACAGATTTTTGAAGATCCCAAAGAAGAAAGAACCAAATCATACCTGAAAGGGATGTTTTATTAG